The following DNA comes from Streptomyces sp. NBC_00690.
GATCTTGACCAGTCGATGCGTTCCGTCACGCAGGCTGAGCCGTCCGGAGATGCCGAGGTCGCGGTCGAGCCAGCTGTTGAGCAGCGGGCCTCCGTAGACCTCGACGGCGATCTGTCGCCAGCCGTGCGAGCCGGCGTCGGGCAGTGGCTTGACCCGCAGGTTGGGCGAGTCGGTGTGGGCGCCCACGATGCGGAACGGAGTGTGTGTGGGGGCCTCCTCCGGCACGTACCAGGCGATGAGCGCGCCCCCGCGGATGACATATCGGCCACCGGTCGACGCATCCCATGCCTCGGTCTCCTTGACCTGGCGGAAGCCGGCCTTCTCCAGGCGCTCCGCCGCTACGGCCACCACGTGGTACGGGGAGGTCGCGGCAGCCAGGAAGGTCATCAGGTCGTCGGTGTGCCCACGATCGAACCGGAGGGATGCGTTGGTGCTCATGGAGCCACTGTAACGAGGCGGGGCGGGGCGTTCGTGGCTGAGTACCGCCGTTCTCGTACGGGCTCGTGGGCCGTGGTCGGAAGCTCGGACGAAGGTGCTTGCGGCGGCACTGGGGCGGGGGTGCCGTGGGCCGGTTCGTCGGGGGTTCCAGCGGGCAGGGGCGGGTCTGATGCCCCTGCCCGTCCCTCGACTGACCCCTCGACGCTCGGCTCGGACACCTGGACGACCTGCTGCCCCCGGCGGTCTCACCGGGGGCAGCAGGCCATGGGGGACGGGGATGGTCTAGAAGGCGGCCTCGTCGAGGTCCATCAGGGCGAGGTCCACCGATTCGGCGAGCCGCCGCTCGGCGGAGACGCCGGGCAGGACGTTGGCGGCGAAGAACTTGGCCGCCGCGATCTTGCCGTTGTAGAAGGGCACGTCCTTCGGGGTCGCGGTGGGGAGCTTCTCGGCGGCGACGGCGGCGCCGCGCAGCAGCAGATAGCCCACGACCACATCGCCGGAGGCGAGCAGCAGCCGGGTGGTGTTGAGCCCGACCTTGTAGATGTTCTTGACGTCATCGCCGGTGGCGATCAGGTCGTTCGTCATGACGCCGACCATCGCTTCCAGGTCCACCGTCGCCTGCGCGAGCGAGTCCCGGGCGGGTGCCAGGTCCTCGCCGCCGGTGCCGATGGCGAGGAACTTCTTGATCTCCTCGGAGAGGGCGTTCAGCGCCTGGCCCTGGTCACGGACGATCTTCCGGAAGAAGTAGTCCTGGCCCTGGATGGCGGTGGTGCCCTCGTAGAGGGTGTCGATCTTGGCGTCCCGGATGTACTGCTCGACGGGGTACTCCTGGAGGTACCCGGAGCCGCCGAAGATCTGGAGCGACTGGGCGAGCTGCTCGTAGGACTTCTCCGAGCCGTAGCCCTTGACGATCGGCAGCAGCAGGTCGTTCAGGGCGACGAGGGCCTTGGCGTCCTCTGTGCTCTCTGCGTGCTCGGTGTCCTGGCCGTCTTGAGCGGCCTTGTCGGTAGCTTGCTTGGCGGCGATCTCGTCCTGGATGGACGCGGTGTAGAGGACGAGGGCGCGCATTCCCTCCGCGTACGCCTTCTGTGTCATCAGCGAGCGGCGTACGTCGGGGTGGTGGGTGATGGTGACCTTGGGAGCGGTCTTGTCCATGAAGTTCACCAGGTCCTGGCCCTGGACGCGCTCCTTGGCGTACTCCAGCGCATTGAGGTAGCCGGTGGAGAGGGTGGCGATGGCCTTGGTGCCGACCATCATCCGGGCGAACTCGATGATCATGAACATCTGGCGGATGCCGTCGTGCTTGTCGCCGATCAGCCAGCCCTTGGCCGGGTGGCGGTCGCCGAAGGTGATCTCGCAGGTGTTGGACGCCTTGAGACCCATCTTGTGCTCGACGTTCGTGGCGTAGACGCCGTTGCGCTCACCGAGCTCGCCCGTCTCCCAGTCGAAGTGGAACTTCGGTACGAGGAAGAGGGAGAGGCCCTTGGTGCCGGGGCCGGCGCCCTCGGGGCGGGCGAGGACGTAGTGGAGGATGTTCTCCGACATGTCGTGCTCGCCCGAGGTGATGAACCGCTTCACGCCCTCGATGTGCCAGGAGCCGTCCTCCTGCTGGACCGCCTTGGAACGACCGGCGCCCACGTCGGAGCCCGCGTCGGGCTCGGTGAGGACCATCGTCGAGCCCCACTGCTTCTCGACGGCGATCTCGGCGACCTTCTTCTGCTCCTCGGTGCCCTCTTCGTAGAGGAGTCCGGCGAAGGACGGGCCCGACGAGTACATCCAGATCGCGGGGTTGGACCCCAGCAGCATTTCGGCGTAGGCCCAGATCAGGGAGCGGGGCGCGGTGGTGCCGCCGATCTCCTCGGGCAGGCCGAGCCGCCAGTACTCGGAGTCCATGAAGGTCTGGTAGCTCTTCTTGAAGGACGCGGGTACCGGGGCGGTGCCGGTCGTGGGATCGAAGACCGGGGGGTTGCGGTCGGAGTCGGCGAAGGACTCCGCCAGCTCGTTCTCCGCGAGGCGGGTGATCTCGGCGAGGATGCTCTTGGCGGTTTCGACGTCCATCTCCGCAAACGGGCCGGTGCCGTACAGCTGGTCGCGACCGAGGACCTCGAAGAGGTTGAACTCGATGTCGCGGAGATTCGACTTGTAGTGCCCCATGGCGACGGCTCCGTAAGGATCGGGAGTCAGTTTGCTCTTACCTACCAGCAAGTAGCTACGATGATGCTACCCGTCGGTAATAAGATGCAACCCCTCTTGGGCTAACTGTGACTGGTTACTCTTGCGGGCATGTACGGCTATGACCAGAGTCAGGGCGCTCACCAGCAGTACGCACCCCAGCAGCCATACGGGGGCCAGACGCAGGGGCAGCCGCTGTACCCGGAGCCGTCGCCGCCGTCGCTCGCCGATGCCGTACGGGCCTTCACCACCGGTTCCCTGTCCGCCGAGGACTTCCAGCAGATCTTCGCGACCTCGAAGGTCTACTGCCCGCGCGGCGACAATCCCGGCTTCCTGGCGCTCCACAACACCCAGCAGCCGGTCATCCCCATGTTCACCTCGCTCAAGGAGTTGCGGCGGTACGCGGGCAAGGAGTCCAAGTACTTCGTGATCACCGGCGCCGAGATGATCGACCTCCTTCCCACGGGTTACGGCTTCGTCCTCGACATGGAGGGGGAGCACCGCATGGTCTTCGACGCCAAGGCCGTCGAGCAGATGGTCGACTTCGCCATGCGCCGTATGTACGGGTAGCGGGTCATGCGTGATGCGTGGCGCGTGCGGCGCCGTGCATCGTGCGTCACACAAGGCATGTAGGTCAGGTGCGGCTGCCGAAATCGGCTCCTGCGAGTGCCCGGGAGGAATTCCTCCCGGGCCTTTCTCGTTTCCCGAGTAGCAGGAAGTTCAGGATTCAACTAAACTGGTCGCACAAGGAGGTACTGCCATGCCCGCAGTGACTGTCGAGAACCCGCTCACTCTGCCGCGCGTCGCCGCGCCCGCTGAGGCCGCGAACCGCCCGGTGCTCGCCGTGACGACCGCCCCCACCGGATTCGAGGGGGAAGGATTCCCGGTTCGCCGAGCGTTCGCCGGGATCAACTACAAGTACCTCGACCCGTTCATCATGATGGATCAGATGGGCGAGATCGAGTATGCGCCGGGAGAGCCGAAGGGCACCCCGTGGCACCCGCACCGCGGCTTCGAGACCGTCACGTACCTCATTGACGGAACCTTCATCCACCAGGACAGCAACGGTGGCGGTGGAACCATTCAAAACGGTGACACCCAGTGGATGACGGCCGGCTCCGGTCTGCTCCACATCGAGGCTCCCCCGGAGCAGCTGGTGATGTCGGGCGGACTCTTCCATGGACTCCAGCTGTGGGTGAACCTTCCGGCGGCGGACAAGATGATGGCACCGCGCTACCAGGACATCCGTGGCGGCCAGGTCCAGCTGCTGACCTCGCCCGACGGCGGCGCACTGATGCGTGTCATCGCGGGAGAGCTCGACGGGCACGAGGGGCCGGGCATCACGCACACCCCGATCACGATGATCCATGCGACGCTGCGGCCGGGTGCACAGATCAGACTGCCCTGGCGCAGTGACTTCAACGGTCTCGCCTATGTCCTCGCAGGTCGTGGCACGGTCGGTGAGGACCGCCGCCCCGTCCAGAAGGGGCAGACGGCCGTCTTCGGCGACGGCGGCGCACTGACGGTTCGGGCGGACGAGTCCCAGGACTCCAACACCCCCGATCTGGAGGTCGTGCTCCTCGGCGGCAAGCCGATCCGTGAGCCGATGGCGCACTACGGGCCGTTCGTGATGAACACCCAGGACGAGCTGCGCCAGGCGTTCGAGGACTTCCAGGCCGGCCGGCTGGGCACGATTCCGGCCGTGCACGGTATGTGACCTCGGCGTACGGGCTGGCAGTACCCCACGACAGAGCCCCGCACTCAGCTCGGTGAGTGCGGGGCTCTGTCGTGTCCTGCGCTGCTTTCCCCAGGGACGGGTGGGATAGGCGTCGCTACTTGCCTCGGGGGCGGGTGAGGTAGGCGTCGATCACACGCATCGCCTCTTCCGTCCCACCCCTGCGGTAGAGCCAGTGGCCTACGACGTCCATGGTGAACAGGGTCGCTTCCGGGAAGGCGCGTGCCATGCGCCGTGCACCTGGCAAGGGCGTCGCGAGGTCATGGGTGGCATTGGCGACGAGGACGGGCGGGAGGTCGCCTTTCGCCCGAGCGGGTCGGGGCTTGGGCGGCATGCTCCAGCCCTGGCAGCCGAGGATGGTGTCCAGTGCCTGGGAGTTGTAGCGGACGTGCGGGGCGGCCTTCGCGACCCGCTCCCGGATGGCGCGGTACTGGGCGTAGTCGCGGATGCGAAAGTCGTAGTCCCGGCAGAGCACGAGCCGGGACTCCAAGCTGGAGCCGACGGGGATCCAGCGGACCTCGCCCTTTCCGGTGTGGAGGGCGGCCAGCTGTTCCGCTGCCATGTCGGGGGCCGACTTGCCGAGGGCGAAGGTCAGGAAGTCGGACAGCCTGTCGGCGCTGACCTTGGTCCGGGTCGGTCCGTTCGGGCCCGGGTCACGGAGCGTTCCCGCGTCGGCGCGGGCGAACAGGGTCTTGGTGACGGCGGTCAGGTCCTTGCCCTTCAGCGCACAGGTCGGGTCCTTCTCGCACCAGGTCGCGAGCCGTTTCAGCGCACTGTTGATGGTGGTGCTGCCGTCGGTGAGAAAGCGTTCCGCGTTCGGGCGGTCGGGGTCCATCGCACTGTCGAGGGCCAGCGCGCGCAGCCTGTTCGGGAACAGGCGCGCATAGCGTTCGCCGAGGAAGGTGCCGTAGGAGTGGCCGATGAAGCTGATCTTGCGTTCGCCGAGGGCGGCCCGGATCGCGTCCATGTCACGGGCCACGCTCTCCCCGTCCATGTGCGCGGCGAGCTGCCCCGTCAGCTTCAGACAACTGTCCGCGAGCCGACCGTTGAGGGTGCGCAGCCGCTCGAACTCGGCCGCGTTGCGGGGGCGGTTGGGGATCTTGTCGAGGATCGCTTCATCGCAGCGGGCGCCCTGGCTGCGGCCGATGCCGCGCGGGTCGAAGCCGATCATGTCGAAGCGTTGGAGCATCGCCGGGGTGTAGCCCGAGAGGGGGTCGTCCGCGTACAGGGCGTCGTCGGCTCCGGGCGCTCCGGGGCCGCCCGGGTTCGACATCAGCACGCCGATGCGCCGCGCCGGATCGGTGGCCCGGTGGCGGGCCACGAAGATACCGATCTTCGCGCCCTTGGGCTTCGACCAGTCCAGCGGCACCTTGATCGTTGCGCACTGCGCCTTCGGGCTGGGGTCGGGATAGGGCGGATCGCCCTTGGGGCAGGCACCCCAACGGATCGACGGGGGAGGGGCGGCGGCAACACCGGCAGGCTGCTGGGCGGCTGCCGGACCGGGGACGGCCAGGGCGACGGTGGACGCGGAGAGGGCGAGGAGTACGGCCAGAGCTCGCCGACCCCGGTCCGGGGGCTTGTTCACACGGGTGCTCGTGTTCATGCGCGCCACTGTTGCGATCTTGTGTGACGGCGGCTGAATGAGCACATGGTGGGGACGTAACAAGCGGCTCCCCCCGGCACTCCACAGCGGCCATCTCTCCACGCTCCGACCGGACTTCTCCTGCCTGTACGGGCCCTTTCCCTACCTGTAGGGGACTTCCACTAGCCGTACGGGGGTTCCCGCTGCCCTGCTTCCTGCGGCTGGCGAAAACGCGTCCGAGGCCCCAGTACAGGCAACTTGACCTGCATCTTTGCCTCCGTCTGTGGGCCGCCCCGCTCCGAATCGCCGCACAGTGCCTTTGACTCCCGGGCCGACGCACCCCCATACTCACCATCATTCCACTAACTAACTAGTGAAAGGGGGGATCTGGATGAGCGGCGATTCCCATCCGTACGCCGTCGAGGCTCTGGATCTGGGCAAGAAGTACCGGCGGGGCTGGGCCCTGCGCGAATGTTCCTTCCGACTGCCCGCAGGCTGCGTCAGCGCACTCGTCGGGCCGAACGGCGCCGGAAAGTCCACCTTCCTCGGCATCGCCGCCCGTCTGCTCCGCCCCACCACCGGCAGCCTCCGCCTCTTCGGCATGGAGGTCAGCGACCCGGCCGCACTCCAGCGCGCGGCGTTCGTGGACCAGGAACGCCCGCTCTACAAGGGGTTCACGGTCGCCGAAACCCTGCGACTGGGCCGCGAACTCAACCCGCACTGGGACCAGGCCGCCGCCGAACGGATCGTGGAAGCGGGAAAGGTGCCGTTCGGCGCCCGGATCGGCACCCTTTCCTCCGGCCAGCGCACCCGCGTGGCACTGTCCCTGGCCTTCGGTAAGCGCGCCGAACTCCTCCTCCTCGACGAGCCGATGGCCGACCTCGACCCGCTGGCCCGGCACGAACTCTCCGCGCTGCTCCTCTCGGAGGCAGCCGAACACGGCCTGACCGTACTGATGTCGTCCCACCTCCTGTCTGAACTGGAAGAGATGTGCGACCACCTGGTCGTCCTCTCCGGCGGCCGACTCCGCATGGCCGGATACGTGGACGAACTGGTCCCCGCCCACCGACTTGTCACCGGACTCGCCGACCCGGGCCCCGGCACCGGCGCCAACGACAACGGAGTCCTTCCCGCCGTCTTCACCGAGCGCCACGCCGTCGTCGAATCCCGTGTCACCGGACGGCAGTTCACCGCACTGATCCGCCCCGGCGCGGAGCTGGGCGACTCGTACGAGAGCGTGGAGCCGAACCTCGAAGAGGTGCTGCTCGCCTATCTGCGCTCCGCCGATGTACCCGCCCTGATCACTCCCGGAGCCGACATCACCGCCACCGCGCCGGCCTCGCAGAAGGAGGGAATGGCCGCATGAACGTTTTGACGAAGACCGAGGCGCCGAGCGATTCGACCGCCACCCCCGGTCGCACCTTCCTGCGCGGGATGAGCTGGGTGGCCTGGCGCCGCAACCGCACTAGCCTGCTGCTGCTGATCGGCGGCACCACACTGTTCATCGCGTACTGCGTCTACCAGCGCAGTCTGCTCATCGACTTCCTGGACACACCGAAGGCCGCCGAACTCAGCCAGCTCCTGCCCCAGGACGAGGACAAGTTGGCGAACGCCTTCTTCGTACTCTCCTCGCTGCCGCTCATCCTCGGTGTGTTCCTCGGCGCCCCACTGCTCGGGGCCGAGCAAGAGAACAGCACGCTGCGGCTCACCACCACCCAGTCCCTTGCCCGGCTGCGCGTTATCGGGACGACACTGGCCGTGCCGCTGCTGGTCATCGCGGCCCTCACCACCCTGATCACGGTGGTCTTCACCTGGACCTGGCGACCGGTGGATACCTACTTCTCGGGAGGGGACTGGTGGAACAACAGTGTCATCTACACCACCGGCCCGGTGCTGGTGGCGCTCTCCCTCTTCACCACCTCGTTCGGCATCCTCGCCGGAGCGGTCCTCAAGCGCTCCGTGGCCGCCATGGGAGTCACCTTCATCACCCTCACCGTTGGGGCGATGATGGTGAAGGACCGCATGGCATCCTTCTTCGTCACCCCCCACCGGATCTCGTACCCGATGGGCGGCGAGAGTGGCGCCGGTCTGAAGCCCGGTGAAGTCCAGGTCGACAACTGGGTCGGCACCGCGGACGGAAAGCTTTACGGCTGGGGCACCTGCGTCCGTATGACCGAGGCGGAGAGCACGGCCTGTGTCAAGAAGCACGGCATCGTGAACGACGTGGTCGAGTACGTGAAGCTCGACCAGCTTCCGGCCATCCAGTGGTCCATGACAGGGATACTTCTGGCACTGACCGTCGCCATGCTCGCCGCCACGGTGTGGTGGATGCGACGCAAGTCGCTGTGAGTCGGCCCGAAGGAAGAACGAAGGAGTGACCGTGGTCGAGTTCCGGATCGACCGGCGCAGCGGGATGGCCACGTACCTCCAGATCGTGCAGCAGGTCAAGCAGGCTCTGCGACTGGGCGTCCTGGTGGAGGGTGACCGCCTCCCCACCGCCGCCCAGGTCGCCGCGACCACCCGGGTCAACCCCAACACCACCCTCAAGGCGTACCGGGAACTGGAGCGCGAGGGCCTGGTGGAGCCCCGCCCGGGCGTCGGCACCTTCGTCAGCCAGTCCCTCGCCCGCCCGCCCTCCAAGGACAGCGAGCGACTGACGGCCGAACTGATCACCTGGATGGACAGCGCCCGCGCGACGGGAATGGAACGGGAGGACGTACGGGCGCTGCTGAACGCAACACTGGACGAACAGTTCCCGGCGCCGGAGGGGCGCGGGTAGCGGGAAGTGCCCGAACGGGGCGGGTGCGGCCGGGGGGGCCGCACCCGCCCCGTAGGCGTCACTTGTGTCTATGCGTTCACAGCTCGCTGGTGCGGGCGAGAGCGATGAGCCCTGACCATGCGGAGGTGCTGACCACGAGGGTCGGGCCGGTCGGGTTCTTGCTGTCACGGACGGGGACGACACTGTTGGCAGATGCGTAGGAGGGTGCCCACTCGACGCAGGTGCCTCCGTTGTCGCTGTAACTGGACTTGATCCAACGGAGCGAAGGAGTTTCGATCATCACAGGGCGCCCTTTCGTACCTGATTGATCATGTCCACGGATGATGTTTGTGAAGCTGATTCGGCCTGTAGTTGATGGTATGCCGTCAGTAGAGGCACCACAGAGGTGGTTTCGCGGTCCAGGTGCCCCTGAGTCTGAGACTCGACGTAGGCAACCATGGAGCGGTCGGCAAGCGTTAGCAGGTTGACCGGTCGATTGAACGTGCGGCGTTCTCCTATGTCGAACGGCGCAACGTGCAGCCAGGTGTTGGGAAGTGCCGCGAAATCCACCAGGTGTTGGAGTTGGGCGGCCATGATTTCGGCGCCTCCGATTGGGCGGCGGATGCAGCTCTCGTCCATGACCACGAGCAGCATGGGCGGACGCGGGCGTTCTAGTACTCCAGCCTGCCGTTCTGCCAAGAACTCGATCCGCTCGCCTGCTTGTTCGGGTGTGATGGCTCCCCGTCGTATAGCGCTGTCTGTCAGCACTCTCGCGTAGTCGGGGGTCTGAAGGAGCCCCGGAATGATCCCGACCTCGAACAGTCTGATCTCTACTGCCCGGGCCTCGTACCCGATGTACTCCGGGAAGCCCTCCAGTAGCGCGCCATGGCGAATCTCGCGCCACTTGCGCTCGAACAGATCTCCCGTGCTTAAGGCCAGGTCAGCGCTTCGCGAAAGACGCAAGGTCGGGGATTTGCGTCCAGTTTCAACCGATGAAATATGCGTGCTGGAGTATCCCATTCGATCGGCTAGCTCTTCCTGTGTCCACCCATGTCTCTCTCGCGAGCTGCGAATCTCTGCACCGAATGCTGCTTGCGGCGACGCCCCTGGGGTCAACTCCTTGCGGTTCAAATGTCGATCACGAACCTTTCCCTCTCTCCCGACAAGTTGAATGGTTCTCGACTCTAGACCACGCTGACTTCACTTGGTAGTTGAGCAACTACGGAGAGGTGTGGTCCATGTGTTCACCCACCCGCCCGGATCGTGAGGGCGGCATGAGTCAGGAGTTCGCGGTCGGGGCCATGGTTCGGGATGCCGAGGCGAAGAGGGTGGGGGTGGTCATGGACTTCTCCCTGAGGAGCTATTTCCTTCGTCCTCTCGGGGGAGGGCGCGAGTGGAGTGTGAGCGGCGAGAGCCTGAGTGTCTGGAGTTGTGGTGATCGTCCGGGTGTGGCGGAGGTCATCGTCAGCGACAACGGCGTTCAGGAGGCGTCGACATGGAGCTGACCCGTCGCTTCAGGGAAGTCATCTGGACGCTCAAGCTCCATGAAGCCAACGGGACTTCCGTGCACGTCGCGTGTGCCTCGGGCGAGTCCGGGTGCAGGGCGGTCCCAGAAGGTGCCGAGGACTTCTGCGTCGACGATGCCGAAGCGTGGACGGAAGTCCACTTCAGACGCACCGGGCACCGTCGCTACTTGTTCTTCGAGTGCTATACGAAACAGTGGGACTCGCCCAGCGACGTCGACCCCCGGGCCATCCAGGGGGTGACCACATGAGCCCTGAGGGTGGTTTCCCCGATCCGTCCGCCTTCTGTTGTCACTGTGGCCGGCTCACCTGGGCGCCGATCATTGTTCGGTCGGTCGGGAGCGCCGGTGTGCCCGGACGGACGACGTTGTACGCGTGCCCCGACTGCTTCCCCGAGTTCGATGCGGGACCGACTCCCGGCGAGATGATCTGTACGGGTTAGGGGCCACCTGCCCGAGGGTGCGAACCGTTGATGGAGTGTCACCCGCCCGGCCCCCGAGCGCGCGACGGCCGCGTCTGGTCGTGGTCCGCTGGACGTGTGCAGTTCCCAGAGCGGTCGAGACTTCTGCCCGAGCCCGTGCGCCGGCTTGCCGCCTGGTGTGTCGTGTTGTTGCTGGTCGCCGGGGTGGCGGCGGTGGCGATTTGGTTGATCGGGTATCTGCGGACCGCCGTCACCCCCGTACTGCTCGCGCTGCTGGGCACCGCGCTGCTCGGGCCCCTGTACCGGTGGCTCGTACGGATGGGTATGCACCGCTCACTGGCAGCCGGGCTCACCTGTGCGGCCGTCGTCGCGGTGGTCGGTGGGGCCACCTACATCGTCGTCAGCGCGCTCATCGACAGCGGCGACCAGATCGTCTCCTCGCTGCGGGAGGCCGCGAAGGGCCTCGCTGAGCACTTCGGGGCTGCGGGCACTTCCCTCGACGACCTCGCGACCAATGCGAAGGACCTGCTCACCAAGTTCGGCGGGACCGCTGCCTCCGGTGTGATCAGCGGGCTGAGCGTGGTGGGCGAATCGATCGCCATCGCCGTGCTGGCCCTGCTGCTGATCTTCTTCTTCCTCCGTGACTCCGACAAGGCGGCGGGACTGGCGCGGGTCATCGCACCCGGGCCGAACAGGGAAGTCGTCGAGGCGATGGGACGACGCGCCTTCGAGGCCGTCGAGGGTTTTATGCGGGGGACCACGTTCATCGCCCTGATCGACGCCTTCTGCATCACCATCGGACTGTTGATCCTGCGGGTTCCCGGTGCCCTCGGGCTCGGGGCGCTCGTCTTTGTGGGGGCGTACATCCCCTATCTCGGTGCGTTCCTCTCCGGCGCGGTCGCGGTCCTGGTGGCGCTCGCCGACCGGGGATGGGTCATCGCGCTCTGGGCGTTGGGTGTCGTCCTCGCCGTCCAGGTGCTGGAGGGGCACGTGCTCCAGCCGATGATCCAGAGCCGTACCGTCCAGATGCACCCGGCCGTCGTGATGCTGGCGATCACCGCGGGCGCCGGTGTGGCGGGGATCCTGGGGATGCTGCTCGCCGTACCCGTGACCGCCGCGGCCTTCGGCATCATCGGTGAACTGCGGAAGGTCTACGGCAGCGGAACGACCGAGGGGGCACAAGGGGCCGGGACGGAATCGGCCGGCTGATCGCCGCCGCCTACTCCTTCGTCTTCGGCTCGTGGAGTTCGAACCAGATCGACTTGCCCTCGCCCCGCGGGTCCACTCCCCAGGCGTCCGCCAGCATCTCCATCAGCACCAGGCCGCGGCCGGAGGACGCCATCTCGCCGGGGCGCCGCTTGTGCGGCAGTTCATCGCTGGCGTCGGTGACCTCGACGCGCAGCCGCCGGCCGTCCCCGTTGCCGTGGGCGACCTCCGCCGAGAGCAGGGCGTTGCCGTCGGTGTGCACCAGGACGTTGGTCAGCATCTCGGAGACCATCAGGACCGCGGAGTCGAGCTGGTCCGGGTCGGACCAGTCGTGTAGCAGTTCCTTGACCTGGTGGCGGGCGACGGCGATGCGTTCCGGCTGGGCCTGGGCCACCGTCATGACCATCCGCCGTGGGGCCTCCGTCACCGGCTGCCCCTCGCGGGACAGCAGCACCAGTGCCACATCGTCCTCGCGCCGGTCGGCGAGCGGGCCGGTCGTGTAGTGGGAGACGGGTCCGTGGACCGCCTGCACCAGGGCGTCCGCCAACTCCTCCAGCGATTCGCCCGGGTCGTTCTCCAGCACCGTCCGCAGCCTGGCCCAGCCGGTGTCCAGGTCATGGCCGCCGGTCTCCAGCAGACCGTCGGTGCACATCATCAGCGTTTCGCCGGGCTCCAGCGTGAGCCGCGTCGTCGGATAGTCCGTGTCCCGGTCGATGCCCAGGGGCAGGCCGCCCTCGGTGGGCCTGAGCAGAACCGTTCCGTCAGTCATTCGGACCGCCGGCTCGGGATGACCCGCACGAGCCATCTCGATCCGCCCGTTCGCCGGGTCGACCTCCAGATAGAGGCAGGTGGCGAACCGCGGACCGGAGTAGTCGCCCTGCCCGTAGGAGTCGGTGATGCCGTGCAGGAAGCGCGATGCCCGGGAGAGCACCGCGTCCGGACGGTGTCCCTCCGACGCGTACGCGCGCAGGGCGATCCGCAACTGGCCCATCAGTCCCGCGGCCCGTACGTCATGACCCTGTACGTCCCCGATGACCAGGGCGATGCGTCCGGAGGGCAGCGGGATCATGTCGTACCAGTCGCCGCCGACCTGGAGGCCCCCACCCGTCGGCACATAGCGCGCGGCCACCGACATGCCCGGGATGGCCGGTCCCAGTACCGGCATCATCGACCGCTGGAGCCCCAGGGACAGTTCACGCTCGGTCTCCGCGACCCCGGCCCTGGCCAGTGCCTGCGCCAGCATCCGGGCGACTGTCGTCAGTACGGAGCGCTCGTCGGGGGTGAAGGTCACCGGGTGCCGGAACGCCGCCATCCAGGCACCCATGGTGCGGCCCGCGACGATCAGTGGCAGATACGCCCACGACTGCCGCCCCAGCCGCTGCGCCAGCGGCCAGCTGGTCGGATAGCGGTGGTCGTACTCGTCGGGGCTCGGCAGGTACACGGCCCGTCCGGTGCGGATGACCTCGGCCGCAGGATGGTCGGTGTCCATCCGCATATGGCTGAAGGGGTCATCCTCGGCCCCCTGGTGGCCGTGCTGTCCGATGATGGTGATCCGGTCGCCCGCGGCGCCGAAGACCGCCAGCCCGTCCGGGGAGAATCCCGGCATCGACAGGGATGCGGCCACCCGCAGCACCTCGGCGGTCGACCGCGCCTCGGCCAGTGCCCGCCCCGCGTCCAGCAGGAACGCCTCCCGGGAGCGCCGCCAGTCACCGGTGATCGGGGTCTGCGCGGCCGTGCCCTCGGTCGGCTCGGCGACCT
Coding sequences within:
- a CDS encoding GntR family transcriptional regulator — its product is MATYLQIVQQVKQALRLGVLVEGDRLPTAAQVAATTRVNPNTTLKAYRELEREGLVEPRPGVGTFVSQSLARPPSKDSERLTAELITWMDSARATGMEREDVRALLNATLDEQFPAPEGRG
- a CDS encoding DUF397 domain-containing protein is translated as MIETPSLRWIKSSYSDNGGTCVEWAPSYASANSVVPVRDSKNPTGPTLVVSTSAWSGLIALARTSEL
- a CDS encoding ATP-binding SpoIIE family protein phosphatase, producing MRTEDVLAAIATGLWRWDKASGTVTLDAEAARLIELTPEAGPHPESVVRARFHPIDWNEINGVVGLAIAEDTLAEGRLRIVDEAGRVLRTVRFRSKPFRVGASHVLYGTLQEVAEPTEGTAAQTPITGDWRRSREAFLLDAGRALAEARSTAEVLRVAASLSMPGFSPDGLAVFGAAGDRITIIGQHGHQGAEDDPFSHMRMDTDHPAAEVIRTGRAVYLPSPDEYDHRYPTSWPLAQRLGRQSWAYLPLIVAGRTMGAWMAAFRHPVTFTPDERSVLTTVARMLAQALARAGVAETERELSLGLQRSMMPVLGPAIPGMSVAARYVPTGGGLQVGGDWYDMIPLPSGRIALVIGDVQGHDVRAAGLMGQLRIALRAYASEGHRPDAVLSRASRFLHGITDSYGQGDYSGPRFATCLYLEVDPANGRIEMARAGHPEPAVRMTDGTVLLRPTEGGLPLGIDRDTDYPTTRLTLEPGETLMMCTDGLLETGGHDLDTGWARLRTVLENDPGESLEELADALVQAVHGPVSHYTTGPLADRREDDVALVLLSREGQPVTEAPRRMVMTVAQAQPERIAVARHQVKELLHDWSDPDQLDSAVLMVSEMLTNVLVHTDGNALLSAEVAHGNGDGRRLRVEVTDASDELPHKRRPGEMASSGRGLVLMEMLADAWGVDPRGEGKSIWFELHEPKTKE
- a CDS encoding AI-2E family transporter, with protein sequence MQFPERSRLLPEPVRRLAAWCVVLLLVAGVAAVAIWLIGYLRTAVTPVLLALLGTALLGPLYRWLVRMGMHRSLAAGLTCAAVVAVVGGATYIVVSALIDSGDQIVSSLREAAKGLAEHFGAAGTSLDDLATNAKDLLTKFGGTAASGVISGLSVVGESIAIAVLALLLIFFFLRDSDKAAGLARVIAPGPNREVVEAMGRRAFEAVEGFMRGTTFIALIDAFCITIGLLILRVPGALGLGALVFVGAYIPYLGAFLSGAVAVLVALADRGWVIALWALGVVLAVQVLEGHVLQPMIQSRTVQMHPAVVMLAITAGAGVAGILGMLLAVPVTAAAFGIIGELRKVYGSGTTEGAQGAGTESAG
- a CDS encoding helix-turn-helix domain-containing protein encodes the protein MNRKELTPGASPQAAFGAEIRSSRERHGWTQEELADRMGYSSTHISSVETGRKSPTLRLSRSADLALSTGDLFERKWREIRHGALLEGFPEYIGYEARAVEIRLFEVGIIPGLLQTPDYARVLTDSAIRRGAITPEQAGERIEFLAERQAGVLERPRPPMLLVVMDESCIRRPIGGAEIMAAQLQHLVDFAALPNTWLHVAPFDIGERRTFNRPVNLLTLADRSMVAYVESQTQGHLDRETTSVVPLLTAYHQLQAESASQTSSVDMINQVRKGAL